In Athene noctua chromosome 8, bAthNoc1.hap1.1, whole genome shotgun sequence, a genomic segment contains:
- the TBCCD1 gene encoding TBCC domain-containing protein 1, with protein sequence MEAAAAPVRLWVKTEPFLVGVLPVPPPARLGPHYLRKMAAYARARAAEGCFPRLSWPRWRHIACGKLQLGRGLAWLYFELFHSLIRRDPPRRLEWAEAEAACANADELERERSKLSVDTLQFLLFLYVQQVNKVSLRRSLIGEEWPSPRTKSPSLTGKSASENKNWNDQDHRAFVQSHLSDMLELLLEPEQLTASSHPTHRSLVSYEAVCALSFLIEGTANKSRTVRPLHDLALWQPCHGQNGYSKVSRAFSFPKLESWLRSCLTTNPFGMTACLKSGKKLAWAQQVEGTTRRAKIACNSRVAPEMFPMVIMSQVYKQTLAKSSDTLVGAHVRIHRCSESFIYLLSPLRSVTIEKCRNSTFVLGPVQASVHVHSCDNIKVIVVCHCLSLSSTAGCTFYILTPTQPLILSGNEAVSFAPFHTHYPMLEDHMAQVGLATLPNYWDSPMLVCKESSDTSVFRLLPPSDFYTFVIPFEMEGDTTETPGGLPHAYQKALSQRERKVQIWQKTVKEAGLTKDQRKQFQILVENKFYEWLVQTGNRQQLDSLVPPAVGSKQAAG encoded by the exons atggaggcggcggcggccccggtgCGGTTGTGGGTGAAGACGGAGCCGTTCCTGGTGGGGGtcctgcccgtcccgccgcccgcccgcctcggTCCCCACTACCTGCGGAAGATGGCGGCCTATGCCCGGGCGCGAGCGGCCGAGGGCTGCTTCCCGCGGCTGTCGTGGCCCCGCTGGCGGCACATCGCCTGCGGGAAGCTGCAGCTGGGCCGCGGCCTGGCCTGGCTCTACTTCGAGCTCTTCCACAGCCTCATccggcgggacccgccgcgccgCCTCGAGTGGGCCGAGGCCGAGGCGGCCTGCGCCAACGCCGACGAGCTGGAGCGAGAGCGGAGCAAG CTGTCGGTAGACACTCTGCAGTTCCTGCTGTTCCTGTACGTCCAACAGGTGAACAAGGTTTCTCTGCGAAGGTCTCTGATCGGGGAGGAGTGGCCTAGCCCCAGGACCAAGTCTCCCAGCCTGACTGGAAAATCCGCCAGCGAGAATAAG AACTGGAACGATCAGGACCACCGTGCCTTTGTGCAGAGCCACCTCTCGGATATGCTGGAACTGCTGTTGGAGCCGGAGCAGCTCACTGCCTCCTCTCATCCCACACACAGAAGCTTGGTGTCCTACGAAGCTGTCTGTGCCCTCAGCTTTCTTATTGAAGGGACTGCGAACAAATCCAGGACAGTCCGTCCTCTGCATGATCTTGCCCTCTGGCAGCCCTGTCACGGGCAGAACGGCTACTCAAAggtctccagagccttctctttccCCAAGCTAGAGAGCTGGCTGCGGTCTTGCCTGACAACAAACCCTTTTGGAATGACTGCCTGCCTCAAGTCTGGGAAGAAACTTGCGTGGGCACAGCAAG ttGAAGGAACAACCAGGAGAGCAAAGATTGCCTGCAATAGTCGTGTGGCGCCTGAGATGTTCCCCATGGTGATAATGAGCCAGGTGTACAAGCAGACGCTGGCCAAGAGCTCGGACACCCTGGTGGGGGCTCACGTAAGAATTCATCGCTGCAGCGAGTCCTTCATTtatctcctctctcctctccg ATCTGTGACCATTGAGAAGTGTCGGAATAGCACTTTTGTCCTTGGTCCAGTGCAGGCCTCTGTTCATGTCCACAGCTGTGACAACATCAAGGTCATTGTGGTTTGCCATTGTTTGTCCCTTTCTTCCACTGCTGGTTGCACTTTTTACATTCTCACACCTACCCAGCCTCTCATCCTCTCTGGGAACGAAGCAGTCAGCTTTGCCCCTTTCCACACCCATTATCCGATGCTGGAAGACCACATGGCTCAGGTGGGCTTGGCCACTCTGCCAAACTACTGGGACAGCCCCATGCTGGTGTGCAAGGAGAGCAGTGACACGAGTGTCTTCCGCCTCCTGCCACCCTCGGACTTCTACACCTTTGTGATTCCTTTCGAGATGGAAGGAGACACCACGGAGACGCCGGGTGGGCTTCCCCACGCGTATCAGAAGGCACTGAGTCAGCGAGAGCGGAAGGTACAGATCTGGCAGAAAACTGTGAAGGAGGCAGGCCTGACCAA GGATCAGAGGAAACAGTTCCAGATACTGGTAGAAAACAAATTCTATGAATGGCTGGTTCAGACAGGGAACCGTCAGCAGCTGGATAGCCTTGTTCCACCTGCAGTGGGCTCCAAGCAGGCAGCAGGATAG
- the CRYGS gene encoding gamma-crystallin S, with amino-acid sequence MSRAGTKVTFYEDKNFLGRSYECDGDCPDFHTYLSRCNSIRVDGGTWVAYERPNFSGNMYVLTHGEYPDYHHWMGLNDRLGSCKAIQIPSGGRGHIQVFEKGDFGGQMFEATEDCPSVMEEWHMREVHACRVLEGVWVFYEHPNYRGRQYLLPKGEYRKPVEWGAASPAVQSFRSIAE; translated from the exons ATGTCCAGAGCTGGAACCAAG GTCACCTTCTATGAAGACAAGAATTTCCTAGGTCGTTCCTACGAGTGCGACGGTGACTGCCCTGATTTTCACACCTACCTGAGCCGCTGCAACTCCATCCGTGTGGATGGGGGCACCTGGGTGGCCTATGAGAGGCCCAACTTCTCTGGGAACATGTATGTTCTGACACACGGGGAGTATCCTGACTACCACCACTGGATGGGCCTCAATGACCGCCTCGGCTCCTGCAAAGCCATCCAGATA CCAAGTGGAGGCCGGGGCCACATCCAGGTATTTGAGAAGGGAGATTTTGGTGGTCAGATGTTCGAAGCCACTGAAGACTGCCCTTCTGTCATGGAGGAGTGGCACATGCGTGAGGTCCACGCCTGCAGAGTGCTGGAAGGTGTCTGGGTTTTCTACGAGCATCCCAACTACCGGGGCAGGCAGTACCTGCTGCCCAAGGGGGAGTACCGCAAACCCGTGGAGTGGGGAGCGGCGAGCCCCGCTGTCCAGTCCTTCCGCAGCATCGCCGAGTGA